A window from Plodia interpunctella isolate USDA-ARS_2022_Savannah chromosome 2, ilPloInte3.2, whole genome shotgun sequence encodes these proteins:
- the LOC128679662 gene encoding mid1-interacting protein 1A, with amino-acid sequence MSFNTDISTKLENSRNTLRKIARNDNTEFSKQSILNDMERFVKMVNTMDETVLVPSRLMNLPQEGDDDPFSMFAMLNDLKTELLWAGDSDEQVERGNRRVSDISDTESDASSAAGDSGIEGEDERESTARAAAACRRHLRGLRRSLRALTAAAAHLTRSYQEEVGAPV; translated from the exons ATGTCTTTCAATACTGACATATCGACGAAATTAGAAAATAGCAG GAACACACTGCGCAAGATAGCTCGGAATGATAACACAGAGTTTTCAAAACAGAGCATCCTCAATGACATGGAGAGATTTGTCAAAATGGTAAACACCATGGACGAGACTGTGCTAGTGCCCAGCCGCCTGATGAACCTTCCCCAGGAGGGGGACGATGACCCATTCAGCATGTTCGCTATGCTGAATGACCTGAAGACTGAGTTGCTGTGGGCTGGTGATTCTGATGAGCAAGTGGAGCGTGGGAACAGGAGGGTTTCTGATATAAGTGATACAGAAAGTGATGCGTCAAGTGCTGCGGGTGATTCTGGGATCGAGGGCGAGGATGAGAGGGAGTCGACTGCCCGTGCTGCCGCAGCGTGCCGGCGTCATCTGAGAGGACTGAGGCGGTCACTCCGCGCGCTCACCGCCGCCGCTGCGCACCTAACGAGGTCGTATCAAGAAGAGGTCGGTGCGCCGGTGTAG